Proteins encoded within one genomic window of Vicinamibacteria bacterium:
- a CDS encoding GAF domain-containing protein translates to MSPETAEHARADEILRIISEGTASAKGEEFFRSLARHLASALRVKYAFVAECTTSAKTHVRTLAVWNGRDFMENVTYAVAGTPCERVIDGDVCFYPTGVRARFPEDRGLVSWNTDSYLGVPLHGSTGEVLGHLAVLDENPIRTEGRDLSILRIFAARTGVELERQRAEEAVDRYTKRLETLREIDRGILAARSPAEIAEAAMRHIRQLIPCRRASVTVFDLEAGHAVWQAVHAEDPGKMRIGAKISLEPFGSLDALREGQVNVVKDARILPSTPVFDLLRGESLRSWINVPLVARGELIGTLNVGSERVDAFGSEEIDAVREVADSLAIATQQARLNDQVQRHTAELEKRIAERTAELEAFSYSVAHDLRAPLRTIVGFSHVLLDEHGGELDPEGMRVLHIISDSARNMGHLIDDLLTLSRLGRQEMSLTEIDMGELARSVFDEVMSPHPDRNVEWRLDALPSARGDRGMIRQVFANLLSNALKFTAPREMARIEVGHKSEGGENAYYVKDNGVGFDMRFAERMFGVFQRLHRAEEFEGTGVGLAIVQSIIRRHGGRVWAEGKPNEGATIGFTLLPARRNPDGRRDESP, encoded by the coding sequence ATGAGCCCCGAGACGGCCGAGCACGCTCGTGCCGATGAAATCCTCCGGATCATCTCCGAAGGAACCGCGTCGGCCAAGGGTGAGGAGTTCTTCCGCTCGCTCGCCCGCCATCTTGCTTCGGCGCTGCGAGTGAAATACGCATTCGTTGCCGAATGCACGACGTCTGCAAAGACTCATGTCAGAACCCTGGCCGTCTGGAATGGCCGAGACTTCATGGAGAACGTCACCTATGCCGTCGCCGGCACTCCCTGTGAGCGGGTGATAGACGGGGATGTTTGCTTCTACCCCACGGGCGTGCGAGCTCGCTTTCCCGAAGATCGAGGCCTCGTCAGCTGGAACACGGATAGCTATCTGGGCGTTCCCTTACACGGCTCAACCGGTGAGGTGCTGGGCCATCTGGCCGTGCTGGACGAGAATCCAATTCGTACCGAAGGTCGAGACCTGTCCATCCTGAGAATCTTTGCCGCTCGAACCGGGGTCGAGCTGGAGCGCCAACGCGCCGAAGAGGCGGTCGACCGTTACACGAAACGGCTCGAAACGCTGCGAGAAATCGATCGCGGTATCCTGGCTGCCCGATCGCCGGCGGAAATTGCAGAAGCCGCGATGCGGCACATCCGGCAACTCATTCCGTGCCGGAGGGCGAGTGTTACGGTCTTTGATCTCGAGGCTGGCCACGCCGTCTGGCAGGCCGTGCACGCCGAGGACCCGGGGAAAATGCGGATCGGAGCCAAAATCTCTCTAGAGCCATTCGGGAGCCTGGACGCTCTTCGCGAAGGACAGGTCAATGTCGTCAAAGACGCACGGATCCTACCCAGCACGCCAGTCTTCGATCTACTGAGGGGCGAAAGCCTCCGCTCGTGGATCAATGTGCCGCTCGTTGCTCGCGGTGAACTGATTGGCACGCTCAACGTGGGATCGGAGCGTGTCGATGCCTTCGGCTCAGAGGAAATCGACGCGGTTCGCGAAGTCGCCGACAGCCTGGCCATCGCCACTCAACAGGCGCGCTTGAACGACCAGGTGCAGCGACACACCGCCGAGCTCGAGAAGCGGATCGCCGAACGCACGGCAGAGCTCGAGGCTTTCTCCTATTCCGTTGCCCACGATCTCAGGGCCCCCCTGCGGACAATCGTCGGCTTCTCACACGTCTTGCTGGATGAGCATGGCGGTGAGCTGGATCCGGAAGGCATGCGGGTTCTCCACATCATCTCCGACAGCGCCAGGAACATGGGGCATCTCATCGACGATCTTCTGACCCTTTCTCGGCTAGGTCGCCAGGAGATGAGCTTGACGGAGATCGATATGGGCGAGCTGGCGCGCAGCGTGTTCGACGAAGTCATGTCGCCTCACCCTGACCGCAACGTGGAATGGCGACTCGACGCCCTTCCATCCGCCCGTGGAGACCGGGGGATGATTCGGCAGGTGTTTGCTAATCTTCTCTCCAACGCTCTCAAGTTCACGGCTCCGAGGGAGATGGCGCGCATCGAGGTCGGCCACAAGAGCGAAGGAGGCGAGAACGCCTACTATGTGAAGGACAATGGAGTTGGATTCGATATGCGCTTCGCGGAAAGGATGTTTGGTGTCTTCCAACGCCTGCACCGTGCCGAGGAGTTCGAAGGAACGGGCGTCGGGCTCGCCATCGTTCAATCGATCATCCGGAGACACGGGGGACGCGTATGGGCGGAGGGGAAGCCCAACGAGGGCGCGACGATTGGGTTCACGCTGCTTCCGGCGAGGAGAAATCCTGACGGGCGACGCGACGAGTCTCCGTAG
- a CDS encoding response regulator: protein MAHPSRVDILLVEDSAHERELTLRALKRGEASSVVAVEDGSQALDFLFARGDYSRRHGEAAPRLVLLDLMLPKVSGLEILRQIRANDETKMVPVVMLTSSQEKRDIADSYEAGVNSYIVKEVDFEEFVRCVSMIREYWLTCNRLPR, encoded by the coding sequence ATGGCACATCCTTCACGAGTCGACATTCTGTTGGTCGAAGACAGCGCGCACGAGAGGGAGCTGACGCTCCGAGCCCTGAAGAGGGGCGAGGCATCCTCGGTAGTCGCGGTCGAGGACGGCTCACAAGCACTGGACTTTCTCTTCGCCCGAGGCGATTATTCGCGGCGTCACGGTGAGGCAGCGCCTCGTCTGGTGCTATTGGATCTGATGCTCCCGAAGGTGAGCGGCCTCGAAATTCTCCGTCAGATTCGCGCGAACGATGAAACGAAGATGGTTCCCGTCGTGATGCTGACCTCGTCGCAAGAAAAGCGAGACATCGCGGACAGCTATGAAGCCGGGGTCAACAGCTACATAGTGAAAGAGGTGGATTTCGAAGAGTTCGTTCGATGCGTCTCGATGATTCGCGAGTACTGGCTTACTTGTAATCGACTGCCGAGATGA